The Tursiops truncatus isolate mTurTru1 chromosome X, mTurTru1.mat.Y, whole genome shotgun sequence DNA segment GGGCTTCATCCTTTTAGCAGCATTCTCTGGCTTCAGAATCAAAATAGGCTGCAGACAGATTCTCACTTTGGGCCAGTTACTCTCTCTGAGACTTAGTTTCCTCCTTAGCAAAATGAGACAGGCCTGTGAAATAGGTATCCTTATCTGAAGATTAGAGCcaatatcagtaaatatttgttgggcacctattcttttttcccctcctatagtcatcatgttgtacattggATCCCCCAAACTTATTtatcttctaactggaagtttgtatcctttgagcAGCGTCTCCATATTTTCCCTACCTCCCTAGCCCTTGGCCACCACCATgctactgtttctttcttttttttttctttctggctgcaTTGCAAgctggcttgcaggatctcagttccctgaccagggactgaacccaggccttggcagtgaaagcccggaatcctaaccactaggccaccagggaactcccactactctgtttctatgagtttggcttttttagattccatatataagtgatatcctataatacttgtcttttttgtctgatttgtttgacttagtataatgtcctcaaggtccatccatgttgttacaaatagCAGGATTTAtgtcttatggctgaataatattccattttatatgtgtatgtatgaatacacacacacacacacacacacacacacacacatcccacatacttatccattcatccactaaTGGACTCctaggttatttccatattttggctattgtgaataatgctgcagtcaacatgggagtgcagatatctccttGAGATcctggtttcatttcctttggatatatacccagaagagggatttctggatcatatggtagttctatttttaattttttgaggaaccttcatactgttttccaaagtgactgcaccaattcGCATTCCACcgcagtgcacaaaggttcctttgtctccacattctctccaacacttgttatctcttgtctttttgataataagccattctgacaggtgtgaggtgataattatggttttgatttgcattccctgatgattagtgatgttgcacatcttttcatgtacctattggccatttgtatggcttctttggaaaaacgtctattcaggtcctttgcccaatttttattcggattgtttggttttttgctgttgagttgtatgattcctttatatattttggatattaaccctttagcAGATAGACAGTTTGCGAATATTCTCTCCCGTTCCATGGGttgccttttgattttgttgatagtttcttttgctgtgcagatgcTTTTTAGTtcgatgtagtcccacttatttatttttgcttttgttgcttgtgctttttagGTATCATGTAcaagaaatcattgctaagaccaatgtccaGGAACattttccctatattttcttctaggagttttatggtttcaggtcttatgtttaagtctttaatccatttcaagttaatttttgtgagtgataTAAGATaaaggtccagtttcattcttccgCATAtgattatccagttttcccaggaccagttatcaaagagactatcctttccccattgagtattcttggcttctttgCCAAATATTAGTTAACTATATATACgagagtttatttttgggcttaATTCTGTCCattggtctgtttttatgccattaccatactgttttgattactacagccttgtaatatagtttgaaatcaggaaacttCATACccccagctttgtttttcttcctcaagattactttggctgttCAGGGCCTTTTGTAGTTCCACTATTCTAAGTGCTAAGATACTTTTCTAGGTCCTTAGTCACTTTACCTTTGTTAATCCTCATAACGACCCAATGAGGATAGTactattgtctccattttacaaagcagggaaactgaaacccagagaggtTTAAATAATTTACTCAATATCAACGCAGCTAGGTTTGTAATGTGCAGTGGACTCATCTTATGAGCAGGATTTGTAATGTGCAGAGCGCATTTGCGGCGGAGCGGGATTTGTAATGTACAATGGACTTACGCAGAAGTTAGGTTGGTATAGAAGACAAAAACGTTAGAATCAAAATTTCCCTCTAAAATCCCTAAAATTGCCCATAATGTATAGCATTATATTGTCTTTCAATTACTCCAAGATAGCTGGCTTTTCCTCCATTTTTGGAAGggattgctttttcttcatctaatcAACAGATAAAGTCATTGGCTTAGGTTTGGAGGCCATGTTTTTTGGGGGAGAAAAATTGTATCTTTAAACACTGAACAGAAGCACGTAGAGTTTATTTCTCTAAGTTATAGATGTGTGTGCAGTGTGCTGATAAAGcagccagcacagtgcctggaacacagtgggCGCTGAGTGCCTGGAAGCTAGCATTATTCCCCAGTACATGGCACTTCTCTTGGCCACTTCCACATATTGCCATCTCTCTGGTGCCTTGGTCCACCACTTTCCTCACCTTCTCTCACCCCGAAGGTCCTTTCTGCTGATCTGAATCTTACCTGATTTTTCTCCCTCTCAGCCCACACTGATCTTACCCTGCTTCATGTGATTCCCCCAGCTTTGAGAGTTTGGACTTCACAAAGGCAGTGTGCTCTGTGGAGTTTTGTCTCCCCCACAGCTCTTAGCACAGATTTGAGTCTAATGTGGGGCTCAGTGAGTCTACTGTGGGGCTCAGTGGTGGCTGAGTTAGGGGTTTCTGCAGCCCTCTTCTTGTTCTATATAATGAACACCCCCAGGGCATCACGGAAGCTGAGCGAGAGGCTTTTGAGCTGCTCCCGGATGATGAGCGCCAGTGCATCAAGTGCAAGACCACGTGCTTTCTATCAGCCCTAGCCTGCTATGACTGCCCAGACGGCCTTGTCTGCCTTTCCCACATCAATGACCTCTGCAAGTGCTCCAGTAGCCGGCAGTACctgcggtgagcagggggccTACCTGGAGGAAGTGGGCTGAGGAGGGGGATGCAGAACTGGGCCAGATGTGCTCTTCCCTGCCCTCTTCCTCCAGATATCGGTACACCTTGGATGAGCTCCCTGCCATGCTCCATAAGCTGAAGGTCCGGGCTGAGTCCTTTGACACCTGGGCCAACAAAGTGCGAGTGGCCCTGGAGGTGGAGGATGGGCGGAAGCGCAGTGAGTGATGGGGGGACGGAGGGACTCCACAGGCAAGTtctattcccttttcttctgtaCTCCCCCACCCGCTTCCTCTGCCTTTACTCAATACTGCCTACTCCTTGctgctctcattctctctccaGGCCTTGAAGAGCTGAGGGCACTAGAGTCTGAGGCCCGTGAGCGGAGATTTCCTAACAGTGAGCTGCTGCAGCGACTAAAGAACTGCCTGAGCGAGGCAGAGGCTTGCGTGTCCCGGGCTCTGGGGCTGGTCAGCGGCCAGGAAGCTGGGTATGGAAGCATGAGGCGTTGGGCACAGGTAGCCTGCTGAGGAGCCAGCACCTAGGAGAAGGACTatggcggggggaggggtggactCTGAGTACCATTAGGCAGATGACATCAGCAGGAAGCTGACAAGCACTGCAGTTGGAGGCGTTGGGGAGGGCAAGGAGACCAGGCAACTAGAATGGAGGGGAGCGCCCCAGTGCTAAGAAAGCTAGGAATGTTTCTTTTTATCAGTACCTGAAGGTACTGATTTCAGAGAGGCCGAGGGATTTTGTGGGCAGGGAGGTGTTGTGGGAGGTTTAGGGACAAGAAAAGGACACAGAAGCATAAACTGATCATAGAGTTCACAGTAGAAGATGGATTAAAATTGTCCAGCTTCTGTTACCATCAATTTCTAAGCTTCCCCCACCAAATATATATTCCTCTCTTCTAATTCTTTCCCCCCATCATATGAACTTGCATGTATCTTAAAACCCTCCCTCTAACCTGGGCATTTGTGGGGAACTGTGAAGTATGAGAGGTCAAGGTGGGCAGGGATGAGGAAAGGTGTTGGGCCTTAGcacagagatggagggaggggactgGGTTTGGACTTGAAACCCTACATGTGAAACTCCATAGCCCCTACAGGGTGGCTGGTCTACAGATGACCCTGGCTGAGCTCCGAGCCTTTCTGGACCAGATGAACAACCTGCCTTGTGCCATGCACCAGATTGGGGATGTCAAGGTGAGGAAGGGTGGACTTGAAGTGCTGCTGAGGGAtcggggtggggggttgggggaccTGAGCAGTAGGCCATTCTTGGCTTCTTTCAAAAGTTGCAAGTATTTGGGCAAGACAGGATGCACATGTGAGAATAACAGGAGGTAAGAGGCAACGGGTTTTTAGCAAATTGCCTCTTAGAAATGGGATTTGAGGGGCAGGTGACAAGGGTACAGGTACAGGATGCATAGTCAAGGgaaggtttcctggtggaggtggaagaggagaaaggaagtaaCAAGGATGTTTGTGGGCCTGGAAAGCTGAGTCAAGTTCAGGAAGGTAGAGGAGTGGGATGGAGAGGGCAGTGGACACCAGTATGAGTGTAGAGATTGTGAGAAGGCCAAGCATAGCAGAGCATTTTTAGGACAGAGGGTCTCCTGATGCTATACATCAAAATCCTCTGGGGACTTAAATAAAGCACAGGCTCCTGACCAACCCCTATTAAGAATCTCAAGGAGTGGACCCagagatctgcattttaacagatgCCACAGGGTATTCTATCGGGCAGTGAGTGTTGGGAACCACTGCTTAGGGCCTGGCAAAGGAAGAGAGCCCAGCCCGTGCTAGGCTCTCCTCGCAATTACTGGAGGGTAAGAAGGTAGGTAGGGCAGGGGTACGTAGTGGTGGAACTTCTGTGTGAGCCCTGCTGAGGATTTTGTTCTTTATCTGTGTCCTGGTAGGGTATTCTGGAACAGGTGGAAGCCTACCAGGTTGAAGCCCGTGAGGCCCTGGCCTCATTGCCCTCCAGTCCGGGGCTCCTGCAGTCCCTGCTGGAGAGAGGGCGGCAGCTGGGGGTGGAGGTACctgaggcccagcagctccagcgGCAGGTGGAACAGGCGCGATGGCTGGATGAGATGAAACGCACACTGGCCCCCTCAGCCCGAAGGGGCACCCTGGCTGTCATGCGGGGACTGTTGGTCGCGGGTGCCAGTGTAGCCCCTAGCCCTGCTGTGGACAAGGCCCGAGCTGAACTGCAGGAGCTACTGACCATTGCTGAACGCTGGGAGGAGAAGGCCCATCTCTGCCTGGAGGCCAGGTGGGTCTAGCTTCTTCCCCTCCCTGCTCTACCGCAACCTTCAAAGTTTAGCAGAGAAGCTGAAGATGATTCCCATGGGTGGCCTTGGGCACCAGACTCCTGTGTTGGTGTATTGACTATCCTCGCCTTTTTtgtttcctatctttttttttaaactccatagTACACGTAGAGGCAGAGATAGTCTTACGGAGAAGCAGAGATGGACAGATACAGAGCTATATAGAGGACTAGCTCCACAGGCTGACGTGTGCACACACTCACAAGCACAAGTACCAAAAGGCAGATGGACAGGTGTCAGTAGAAAGACACCATGCATGGGACAATCTGACAAAGTGCAGCACCAGGTTAATACTGCAGGTTGTGTGTGTAGGCACTGCCAACAGGCTGACAGACTGGTGGACAAGCAGAGGCATGGAGGTATGGCAGAAGTTGGGTGCGTGCAATCTGGAGCAAGCAGGGACTGACAGCCATGCGTAGGCAGAATACAAGCAAATAGGCCCAAGCAGCAGCCCCAGGGGCTCATATCGCTGTATCTGGAAGTCAGGCTGGGCTTCTGGTTAGGCAGACCACCCCACACTGAGGCCTCTCTTTTCCCTACCTTTAGGCAGAAGCATCCACCAGCCACGCTTGAGGCCATAATTCATGAGGCAGAAAACATCCCTGTTCACCTGCCCAACATCCAGGCTCTCAAGGAGGCTCTTGCTAAGGCCCGGGCCTGGATTGCTGATGTGGACGAGATCCAAGTGAGGACCCTGTTGcacacccccccccgcccccgccccgttTACCCGACACCTTCAGTCCAGCTGGGAGAGATGGCATACATTGCCTTGCGCTGGGTTGAGTTGGGTTGGCTAGAGAGAGGAAGGGGTCACAGCACATCGTGAGGAGGCAAAACGTGCTTGGTGAGCATTGTGAAGAAGGGTTGCAAGGCTGGCCTGAGGGAAGTTAGGATGCTGGTTAGGATGAgaatggtggggggcagggaggatagAAGAGGCAAACCACAACAAAATAACTAGTCTGGTGGTCCTGGGGACTGACTGGATATCCAGAGGCTGAGCCAATGGATGTAGGAGTTGTAAGAGAGAGCCAGGTGGGTGTGCCTTCCTTAGGATGATCCCTGTTTTTTCTGCCTCAAGACTGATTCCAGTCTGTCTTCCCAGCTCAGGGCCAGGCACAGAGTAGCATCATAGATGTTGGCAAGTTGAACTGAGCTTTCTCTTGCCCCTGTCCCAGAATGGTGATCACTACCCCTGCCTGGATGACTTGGAGGGCCTGGTGGCTGTTGGCCGGGACCTACCTGTGGGGTTGGAGGAGCTGAGACAGCTAGAGCTGCAGGTACTGACGGCGCACTCCTGGAGGGAGAAGGCCTCCAAGACCTTTCTCAAGAAGAATTCTTGCTACACTCTGCTGGAGGTGAGGCCTAGGACCCTGACCCACAGCCTCTCCTGCCTCTGGCCCAGCTGTTGAGACAGCTCATATGAGTGGGGCTTTGGGGGtgctgggcaggggagggagggggtgggagtgaggggaagCCTGGACATTCCTCCTTTGTCTGCTTGCCTCAGGTGCTCTGCCCATGTGCAGACGCCGGCTCAGACAGCACCAAGCGCAGCCGGTGGATGGAGAAGGAGCTGGGGTTGTACAAATCTGACACAGAGTTGCTGGGGCTGTCTGCGCAGgacctcagggacccaggctctgtGGTAAGGAGCTTGGGCCCAGATGGGGAGAAGAGCCTGGTGACAATAGTGTCTGAGCCAGGTGGCCATGAGCAGCAGACTGCttgctccctgggcctcagttctcCTGGTTTGGGAGTGGGGTATTCATGGTGCCAGAGAAGGAGGGTTGGGGTGCTGACCTCTCCTCCCCTGTCCTGGGCATGGCAGATCGTGGCCTTCAAGGAGGGGGaacagaaggagaaggagggaattCTGCAGCTGCGTCGCACCAACTCCGCCAAGCCCAGTCCACTGGCATCATCGACCACAGCTTCCTCTGCAAcctccatctgtgtgtgtgggCAGGTGCCAGCTGGGGTGGGAGCTCTGCAGTGTGACCTGTGTCAGGACTGGTTCCATGGGCGATGTGTGTCGGTACCCCGCCTCCTCAGTTCCCCAAGGCCCAGTCCCACCTCATCCCCACTGCTGGCCTGGTGGGAGTGGGACACCAAATTCTTGTGTCCGCTGTGCATGCGCTCACGGCGCCCACGCCTGGAGACCATCCTGGCACTGCTGGTAGCGCTGCAGAGACTGCCTGTGCGGCTGCCTGAGGGTGAGGCCCTGCAGTGCCTCACAGAGAGGGCCATCAGCTGGCAAGGCCGTGCCAGGCAGGCTCTGGCCTCTGAGGATGTGACTGCTGTGTTGGGACGGCTGGCCGAGCTTCGCCAGCGGCTGCAGGCTGAACCCAGGCCCGAGGAGCCCCCTACCTACCCTTCAGCCCCTGCCTCTGACCCTGTCAGAGAAGGCAGTGGCAAGGATATGCCTAAGGTGAGCTGCACAGCCCAGCTCTTTCGCCCTCAAATTCCTGTCTCCTAGCCCTCACCCTTACTTAGGCTCCAGCCCTGTCCCTGCTCTATGACTTTTGGTCTCCTTTggcctggcctccctgccccGTTCTGCCTCCTCTCCAGATCCCTGCAATGCTCCATGCCGGCAGCCTGTGTCTGCCCTCCTCCCGGAGGTGGAGGGTCCCAAGTCTGAGGTTGTGGGGGAGCAATCGGGCCTGGTTCTTCAGTTACCGCTACCTGTCCTTGctctcttcggcaggtgcaggggTTGCTGGAGAATGGAGACAGCATGACCAGTCCCGAGAAGGTAGCCCCGGGGGAGGGCTCAGGTAAGAGAGGTAGGTTTAGGTGTGGGTAGGCTGTTTATTGGATTTCACCAGAGTGACCCACGTGGTCCTCGGCTCTGTCGTGGGGGGTACGACCGGGAGCAGCCTCTAACCCAGCTTGTCCCCACAACCCCTCAGACCTGGAGCTGCTGTCCTCGCTGTTGCCACAGTTGACTGGCCCTGTGTTGGAGCTGCCTGAGGCAACCCGGGCCCCCCTGGAGGAGCTCATGTTGGAGGGGGATCTGCTTGAGGTGACCCTGGATGAGAACCACAGCATCTGGCAGCTGCTGCAGGCTGGGCAGCCTCCAAACCTGGAGCGGATCCGCACACTTctggaggtgaggagaggagggaTCATGGGCAGGGATGGGAGGTCAGGCCAAGCAGGCAGGGAGCCCAGGCCTGACCACTGTCCCGCACTTCTCTTTGCCCGTTGGTGATCACAGCTGGAGAAGGCAGAGCGCCATGGGAGCCGAGCACGGGGCCGGGCGCTggagaggcggcggcggcggaagGTGGATCGGGGTGGGGAGGGCGATGACCCAGCCCGAGAGGAGCTAGAGCCAAAGAGGGTACGGAGCTCAGGGCCAGAGGCCGAGGaggcccaggaggaggaggagctggaggaggagacTGGGGGTGAgggcccacccctgcccaccactGACAGCCCCGGCACCCAGGAGAACCAGAATGGCTTGGAGCCGGCGCTAGGGGCCAGTTCAGGCTCCTCGGCCCCTTTCTCCACTTTGACTCCCCGGCTGCACGTGCCCTGCCCGCAGCAGCCGCCTCAGCAACAATTGTGACAGTGGCTGAGCCTAGCACAGACCCCAACAGAGACCCCTTGGCCTCAAGGATCCTCTTTCTGACCATCAGGCCTGCTTCTTGGGAGGTGGGCGAGTAGGGGGGAtggccacccccccaccccagcccatccCCGAGTCCCTTGACTTTTATATTCTGACTCCAAGGTATTGTTCAgacctcagctcctgggggccGGCCCCTGGAGTCCCCCTCCCTGGTAGCCTCTAACCAGCATTCCCAGACACCTGAGGCAGATAGACAgatggg contains these protein-coding regions:
- the KDM5C gene encoding lysine-specific demethylase 5C isoform X12; amino-acid sequence: MEPGSDDFLPPPECPVFEPSWAEFRDPLGYIAKIRPIAEKSGICKIRPPADWQPPFAVEVDNFRFTPRIQRLNELEAQTRVKLNYLDQIAKFWEIQGSSLKIPNVERRILDLYSLSKIVVEEGGYEAICKDRRWARVAQRLNYPPGKNIGSLLRSHYERIVYPYEMYQSGANLVCNTRPFDNEEKDKEYKPHSIPLRQSVQPSKFNSYGRRAKRLQPDPEPTEEDIEKNPELKKLQIYGAGPKMMGLGLMAKDKTLRKKDKEGPECPPTIVVKEESGGDVKVESPSPKTFLESKEELSHSPEPCTKMTMRLRRNHSNAQFIESYVCRMCSRGDEDDKLLLCDGCDDNYHIFCLLPPLPEIPKGVWRCPKCVMAECKRPPEAFGFEQATREYTLQSFGEMADSFKADYFNMPVHMVPTELVEKEFWRLVNSIEEDVTVEYGADIHSKEFGSGFPVSDSKRHLTPEEEEYATSGWNLNVMPVLEQSVLCHINADISGMKVPWLYVGMVFSAFCWHIEDHWSYSINYLHWGEPKTWYGVPSLAAEHLEEVMKKLTPELFDSQPDLLHQLVTLMNPNTLMSHGVPVVRTNQCAGEFVITFPRAYHSGFNQGYNFAEAVNFCTADWLPAGRQCIEHYRRLRRYCVFSHEELICKMAACPEKLDLNLAAAVHKEMFIMVQEERRLRKALLEKGITEAEREAFELLPDDERQCIKCKTTCFLSALACYDCPDGLVCLSHINDLCKCSSSRQYLRYRYTLDELPAMLHKLKVRAESFDTWANKVRVALEVEDGRKRSLEELRALESEARERRFPNSELLQRLKNCLSEAEACVSRALGLVSGQEAGPYRVAGLQMTLAELRAFLDQMNNLPCAMHQIGDVKGILEQVEAYQVEAREALASLPSSPGLLQSLLERGRQLGVEVPEAQQLQRQVEQARWLDEMKRTLAPSARRGTLAVMRGLLVAGASVAPSPAVDKARAELQELLTIAERWEEKAHLCLEARQKHPPATLEAIIHEAENIPVHLPNIQALKEALAKARAWIADVDEIQNGDHYPCLDDLEGLVAVGRDLPVGLEELRQLELQVLTAHSWREKASKTFLKKNSCYTLLEVLCPCADAGSDSTKRSRWMEKELGLYKSDTELLGLSAQDLRDPGSVIVAFKEGEQKEKEGILQLRRTNSAKPSPLASSTTASSATSICVCGQVPAGVGALQCDLCQDWFHGRCVSVPRLLSSPRPSPTSSPLLAWWEWDTKFLCPLCMRSRRPRLETILALLVALQRLPVRLPEGEALQCLTERAISWQGRARQALASEDVTAVLGRLAELRQRLQAEPRPEEPPTYPSAPASDPVREGSGKDMPKVQGLLENGDSMTSPEKVAPGEGSDLELLSSLLPQLTGPVLELPEATRAPLEELMLEGDLLEVTLDENHSIWQLLQAGQPPNLERIRTLLELEKAERHGSRARGRALERRRRRKVDRGGEGDDPAREELEPKRVRSSGPEAEEAQEEEELEEETGGEGPPLPTTDSPGTQENQNGLEPALGASSGSSAPFSTLTPRLHVPCPQQPPQQQL
- the KDM5C gene encoding lysine-specific demethylase 5C isoform X3 gives rise to the protein MEPGSDDFLPPPECPVFEPSWAEFRDPLGYIAKIRPIAEKSGICKIRPPADWQPPFAVEVDNFRFTPRIQRLNELEAQTRVKLNYLDQIAKFWEIQGSSLKIPNVERRILDLYSLSKIVVEEGGYEAICKDRRWARVAQRLNYPPGKNIGSLLRSHYERIVYPYEMYQSGANLVCNTRPFDNEEKDKEYKPHSIPLRQSVQPSKFNSYGRRAKRLQPDPEPTEEDIEKNPELKKLQIYGAGPKMMGLGLMAKDKTLRKKDKEGPECPPTIVVKEESGGDVKVESPSPKTFLESKEELSHSPEPCTKMTMRLRRNHSNAQFIESYVCRMCSRGDEDDKLLLCDGCDDNYHIFCLLPPLPEIPKGVWRCPKCVMAECKRPPEAFGFEQATREYTLQSFGEMADSFKADYFNMPVHMVPTELVEKEFWRLVNSIEEDVTVEYGADIHSKEFGSGFPVSDSKRHLTPEEEEYATSGWNLNVMPVLEQSVLCHINADISGMKVPWLYVGMVFSAFCWHIEDHWSYSINYLHWGEPKTWYGVPSLAAEHLEEVMKKLTPELFDSQPDLLHQLVTLMNPNTLMSHGVPVVRTNQCAGEFVITFPRAYHSGFNQGYNFAEAVNFCTADWLPAGRQCIEHYRRLRRYCVFSHEELICKMAACPEKLDLNLAAAVHKEMFIMVQEERRLRKALLEKGITEAEREAFELLPDDERQCIKCKTTCFLSALACYDCPDGLVCLSHINDLCKCSSSRQYLRYRYTLDELPAMLHKLKVRAESFDTWANKVRVALEVEDGRKRSLEELRALESEARERRFPNSELLQRLKNCLSEAEACVSRALGLVSGQEAGPYRVAGLQMTLAELRAFLDQMNNLPCAMHQIGDVKGILEQVEAYQVEAREALASLPSSPGLLQSLLERGRQLGVEVPEAQQLQRQVEQARWLDEMKRTLAPSARRGTLAVMRGLLVAGASVAPSPAVDKARAELQELLTIAERWEEKAHLCLEARQKHPPATLEAIIHEAENIPVHLPNIQALKEALAKARAWIADVDEIQNGDHYPCLDDLEGLVAVGRDLPVGLEELRQLELQVLTAHSWREKASKTFLKKNSCYTLLEVLCPCADAGSDSTKRSRWMEKELGLYKSDTELLGLSAQDLRDPGSVIVAFKEGEQKEKEGILQLRRTNSAKPSPLASSTTASSATSICVCGQVPAGVGALQCDLCQDWFHGRCVSVPRLLSSPRPSPTSSPLLAWWEWDTKFLCPLCMRSRRPRLETILALLVALQRLPVRLPEGEALQCLTERAISWQGRARQALASEDVTAVLGRLAELRQRLQAEPRPEEPPTYPSAPASDPVREGSGKDMPKQVQGLLENGDSMTSPEKVAPGEGSGKRDLELLSSLLPQLTGPVLELPEATRAPLEELMLEGDLLEVTLDENHSIWQLLQAGQPPNLERIRTLLELEKAERHGSRARGRALERRRRRKVDRGGEGDDPAREELEPKRVRSSGPEAEEAQEEEELEEETGGEGPPLPTTDSPGTQENQNGLEPALGASSGSSAPFSTLTPRLHVPCPQQPPQQQL
- the KDM5C gene encoding lysine-specific demethylase 5C isoform X9, producing MEPGSDDFLPPPECPVFEPSWAEFRDPLGYIAKIRPIAEKSGICKIRPPADWQPPFAVEVDNFRFTPRIQRLNELEAQTRVKLNYLDQIAKFWEIQGSSLKIPNVERRILDLYSLSKIVVEEGGYEAICKDRRWARVAQRLNYPPGKNIGSLLRSHYERIVYPYEMYQSGANLVQCNTRPFDNEEKDKEYKPHSIPLRQSVQPSKFNSYGRRAKRLQPDPEPTEEDIEKNPELKKLQIYGAGPKMMGLGLMAKDKTLRKKDKEGPECPPTIVVKEESGGDVKVESPSPKTFLESKEELSHSPEPCTKMTMRLRRNHSNAQFIESYVCRMCSRGDEDDKLLLCDGCDDNYHIFCLLPPLPEIPKGVWRCPKCVMAECKRPPEAFGFEQATREYTLQSFGEMADSFKADYFNMPVHMVPTELVEKEFWRLVNSIEEDVTVEYGADIHSKEFGSGFPVSDSKRHLTPEEEEYATSGWNLNVMPVLEQSVLCHINADISGMKVPWLYVGMVFSAFCWHIEDHWSYSINYLHWGEPKTWYGVPSLAAEHLEEVMKKLTPELFDSQPDLLHQLVTLMNPNTLMSHGVPVVRTNQCAGEFVITFPRAYHSGFNQGYNFAEAVNFCTADWLPAGRQCIEHYRRLRRYCVFSHEELICKMAACPEKLDLNLAAAVHKEMFIMVQEERRLRKALLEKGITEAEREAFELLPDDERQCIKCKTTCFLSALACYDCPDGLVCLSHINDLCKCSSSRQYLRYRYTLDELPAMLHKLKVRAESFDTWANKVRVALEVEDGRKRSLEELRALESEARERRFPNSELLQRLKNCLSEAEACVSRALGLVSGQEAGPYRVAGLQMTLAELRAFLDQMNNLPCAMHQIGDVKGILEQVEAYQVEAREALASLPSSPGLLQSLLERGRQLGVEVPEAQQLQRQVEQARWLDEMKRTLAPSARRGTLAVMRGLLVAGASVAPSPAVDKARAELQELLTIAERWEEKAHLCLEARQKHPPATLEAIIHEAENIPVHLPNIQALKEALAKARAWIADVDEIQNGDHYPCLDDLEGLVAVGRDLPVGLEELRQLELQVLTAHSWREKASKTFLKKNSCYTLLEIVAFKEGEQKEKEGILQLRRTNSAKPSPLASSTTASSATSICVCGQVPAGVGALQCDLCQDWFHGRCVSVPRLLSSPRPSPTSSPLLAWWEWDTKFLCPLCMRSRRPRLETILALLVALQRLPVRLPEGEALQCLTERAISWQGRARQALASEDVTAVLGRLAELRQRLQAEPRPEEPPTYPSAPASDPVREGSGKDMPKQVQGLLENGDSMTSPEKVAPGEGSGKRDLELLSSLLPQLTGPVLELPEATRAPLEELMLEGDLLEVTLDENHSIWQLLQAGQPPNLERIRTLLELEKAERHGSRARGRALERRRRRKVDRGGEGDDPAREELEPKRVRSSGPEAEEAQEEEELEEETGGEGPPLPTTDSPGTQENQNGLEPALGASSGSSAPFSTLTPRLHVPCPQQPPQQQL
- the KDM5C gene encoding lysine-specific demethylase 5C isoform X1, translated to MEPGSDDFLPPPECPVFEPSWAEFRDPLGYIAKIRPIAEKSGICKIRPPADWQPPFAVEVDNFRFTPRIQRLNELEAQTRVKLNYLDQIAKFWEIQGSSLKIPNVERRILDLYSLSKIVVEEGGYEAICKDRRWARVAQRLNYPPGKNIGSLLRSHYERIVYPYEMYQSGANLVQCNTRPFDNEEKDKEYKPHSIPLRQSVQPSKFNSYGRRAKRLQPDPEPTEEDIEKNPELKKLQIYGAGPKMMGLGLMAKDKTLRKKDKEGPECPPTIVVKEESGGDVKVESPSPKTFLESKEELSHSPEPCTKMTMRLRRNHSNAQFIESYVCRMCSRGDEDDKLLLCDGCDDNYHIFCLLPPLPEIPKGVWRCPKCVMAECKRPPEAFGFEQATREYTLQSFGEMADSFKADYFNMPVHMVPTELVEKEFWRLVNSIEEDVTVEYGADIHSKEFGSGFPVSDSKRHLTPEEEEYATSGWNLNVMPVLEQSVLCHINADISGMKVPWLYVGMVFSAFCWHIEDHWSYSINYLHWGEPKTWYGVPSLAAEHLEEVMKKLTPELFDSQPDLLHQLVTLMNPNTLMSHGVPVVRTNQCAGEFVITFPRAYHSGFNQGYNFAEAVNFCTADWLPAGRQCIEHYRRLRRYCVFSHEELICKMAACPEKLDLNLAAAVHKEMFIMVQEERRLRKALLEKGITEAEREAFELLPDDERQCIKCKTTCFLSALACYDCPDGLVCLSHINDLCKCSSSRQYLRYRYTLDELPAMLHKLKVRAESFDTWANKVRVALEVEDGRKRSLEELRALESEARERRFPNSELLQRLKNCLSEAEACVSRALGLVSGQEAGPYRVAGLQMTLAELRAFLDQMNNLPCAMHQIGDVKGILEQVEAYQVEAREALASLPSSPGLLQSLLERGRQLGVEVPEAQQLQRQVEQARWLDEMKRTLAPSARRGTLAVMRGLLVAGASVAPSPAVDKARAELQELLTIAERWEEKAHLCLEARQKHPPATLEAIIHEAENIPVHLPNIQALKEALAKARAWIADVDEIQNGDHYPCLDDLEGLVAVGRDLPVGLEELRQLELQVLTAHSWREKASKTFLKKNSCYTLLEVLCPCADAGSDSTKRSRWMEKELGLYKSDTELLGLSAQDLRDPGSVIVAFKEGEQKEKEGILQLRRTNSAKPSPLASSTTASSATSICVCGQVPAGVGALQCDLCQDWFHGRCVSVPRLLSSPRPSPTSSPLLAWWEWDTKFLCPLCMRSRRPRLETILALLVALQRLPVRLPEGEALQCLTERAISWQGRARQALASEDVTAVLGRLAELRQRLQAEPRPEEPPTYPSAPASDPVREGSGKDMPKQVQGLLENGDSMTSPEKVAPGEGSGKRDLELLSSLLPQLTGPVLELPEATRAPLEELMLEGDLLEVTLDENHSIWQLLQAGQPPNLERIRTLLELEKAERHGSRARGRALERRRRRKVDRGGEGDDPAREELEPKRVRSSGPEAEEAQEEEELEEETGGEGPPLPTTDSPGTQENQNGLEPALGASSGSSAPFSTLTPRLHVPCPQQPPQQQL